In Methanocaldococcus lauensis, a single genomic region encodes these proteins:
- the cofD gene encoding 2-phospho-L-lactate transferase, translating to MVIVITVLSGGTGTPKLLQGLKRVVDNEKLSVIVNTGEDTWIGDLYLSPDVDTVLYTLADLINEDTWYGVKGDTFYTHEQLKNLGFDEVLKIGDKDRALKMHKSYYLRRGYKLSEIVEMEREALKIKAKVIPMTDDRVETKILANVDGKIDLLKFHDFWVKRKGDVNVLDVIYENCLYAKPCEKSLESLEKSDLVIIGPSNPITSIGPILSLKGIREILKDKKVVVVSPIVGNFAVSGPAGKLMKVKGYEVSIRGVYEFYKDIVDILVVDKTDKELAKELPCEVLITNTIMKTLEDKVRLAKNIIEFSGNL from the coding sequence GTGGTCATTGTGATTACTGTCTTATCTGGTGGAACTGGAACTCCAAAACTATTACAGGGTTTAAAAAGAGTTGTTGATAATGAGAAATTATCTGTTATTGTTAATACTGGTGAAGATACTTGGATAGGAGATCTATATTTATCTCCAGATGTTGATACCGTTCTATATACACTTGCTGATTTAATTAACGAAGATACTTGGTATGGAGTTAAAGGAGATACATTTTATACTCACGAACAACTTAAAAATTTGGGATTTGATGAAGTTTTAAAAATTGGGGACAAAGATAGGGCATTAAAAATGCACAAAAGTTATTATTTAAGAAGAGGTTATAAACTCTCTGAAATCGTTGAGATGGAAAGAGAGGCGTTAAAAATTAAAGCAAAAGTTATTCCTATGACAGACGATAGAGTTGAGACAAAAATTTTGGCCAATGTTGATGGTAAGATTGACTTATTAAAATTTCACGACTTTTGGGTTAAGAGAAAGGGAGATGTTAATGTCTTAGATGTTATTTATGAAAATTGTCTATATGCCAAACCTTGCGAAAAATCTTTAGAATCTTTGGAAAAAAGTGACCTTGTTATTATTGGTCCCTCTAATCCAATAACATCCATAGGACCTATTTTAAGTTTAAAGGGAATTAGAGAAATATTGAAAGATAAAAAAGTTGTCGTTGTCTCTCCTATTGTTGGAAATTTTGCTGTCTCTGGACCTGCAGGAAAGTTGATGAAGGTTAAAGGTTATGAAGTGTCAATTAGAGGAGTTTATGAATTTTATAAGGATATAGTAGATATATTAGTTGTAGATAAAACTGATAAAGAGTTAGCTAAAGAACTACCTTGTGAAGTTTTAATAACAAATACAATTATGAAAACATTAGAGGACAAAGTTAGATTAGCAAAAAATATTATAGAGTTTAGTGGAAATCTATGA
- a CDS encoding MJ1255/VC2487 family glycosyltransferase: MRILISVCGEGFGHTTRCLAIGESLKDSYEIAYIAYGKSKDFIEKYNFKVFETFPEIKLKGKDGKFDITSTIFNKEYSPKKAIKKEYEIIKEYNPDLIISDCKYSTVVAAKLLKKPVICISNQNYTKYKLKTDLIVYPTMKALNMINRRCEKFIVPDFPPPYTVCEYNLKILKNMEFIGPLIRYDVEDGNEDYILSVIGGFEYRYKILEELGKIALKNDFNVKLVCGSYTVAKKLKDDLNLPSYNYKNIEIIPITTNMKDLIKNSELVISHGGHSTIMESLSFGKPLIVIPDLDHPEQCNNAKKVHELCCGISLSYKELYRLEEAIFDIRDIKVYKRNALKMKELAKKYNGKKNIKKIIDEILENKSKINKYYLTDKISHKIITKLKWKFPIR; the protein is encoded by the coding sequence ATGAGAATTTTAATCTCAGTTTGTGGGGAAGGTTTTGGTCATACAACCAGATGTTTGGCTATTGGGGAGAGTTTAAAAGATAGTTATGAAATTGCATACATTGCCTATGGTAAAAGTAAAGATTTCATAGAAAAATACAATTTTAAAGTTTTTGAAACTTTTCCAGAGATAAAACTTAAAGGAAAAGATGGAAAATTTGACATAACTTCAACAATATTCAATAAAGAATATAGTCCAAAAAAAGCAATTAAAAAAGAATATGAAATTATAAAGGAATACAACCCAGATTTAATAATCTCTGATTGTAAGTATAGCACAGTTGTTGCAGCAAAACTTTTAAAAAAGCCTGTTATTTGCATAAGTAATCAAAATTATACCAAATATAAATTAAAGACAGATTTAATAGTTTATCCTACAATGAAGGCATTAAATATGATAAATAGAAGATGTGAAAAATTTATAGTTCCTGATTTTCCTCCACCATATACTGTATGTGAATACAACTTAAAGATTTTAAAAAATATGGAATTTATTGGACCTTTAATAAGATACGATGTTGAAGATGGAAATGAGGATTATATACTTAGCGTTATTGGAGGATTTGAGTATAGATACAAAATACTTGAAGAACTTGGAAAAATTGCTTTAAAAAATGATTTCAATGTTAAACTTGTTTGTGGTAGTTACACTGTTGCTAAAAAGTTAAAGGATGACTTAAATTTGCCATCTTACAATTATAAAAATATAGAGATAATTCCTATAACAACAAATATGAAAGATTTAATAAAAAATTCTGAACTTGTTATATCTCACGGAGGACATTCAACAATTATGGAATCTTTATCTTTTGGAAAACCATTAATAGTTATTCCTGATTTAGATCATCCAGAGCAATGTAACAATGCTAAAAAAGTTCATGAACTATGCTGTGGAATCTCTTTATCATATAAAGAATTGTATAGATTGGAAGAGGCAATTTTTGATATAAGAGATATTAAAGTTTATAAAAGAAATGCCTTAAAAATGAAAGAGTTAGCAAAAAAATACAATGGTAAAAAAAATATTAAAAAAATAATAGATGAGATATTAGAAAATAAATCTAAAATAAACAAATACTATTTAACTGATAAAATATCTCACAAAATAATTACAAAATTAAAGTGGAAATTTCCTATAAGATAA
- a CDS encoding helix-turn-helix transcriptional regulator — translation MLVDVSLGYVIKETNIECIVNPDNTINETITLLIYNDKDENLSSITFTIPQNVKNYTIYSPNGIKGYSILYEEGATTFGLEFDKPVPPRKYTNITFNLLVSDAVWIKNDIYQLIMSFPISSKNATIEVILPPGAVISSYQGNLFVTPSGYKITTDGKHQIIVWNLNLNKEITFTIAVKYTFVKFPTQNIIETNNILTNSNLKYTLILLMLSILIFGGLFIRENRSKKKILEKNISIINELEKLKKLLKNKDEEILKLNNMINELKEELNRANRNILSKDEIISVLNDKVSEYKSELDKLINENQKYLEEINYLNELVKKLKNENKKLKEKVEELNKVVEEYQNLKKGVLWDFLTEDEKIIIDLIKKYGHITQKELVEITKMSKPKVSRIVSELEDRKIIKKEKIGRINKLTLTEESKKLL, via the coding sequence TTGCTTGTAGATGTATCTTTAGGATATGTAATTAAAGAGACAAATATTGAATGTATTGTTAATCCCGATAATACTATAAATGAAACAATAACACTGTTGATTTATAATGATAAAGATGAAAATCTTAGTAGTATTACATTTACAATTCCACAGAATGTTAAAAATTATACCATATACTCACCAAATGGCATTAAAGGTTATTCAATACTATATGAAGAGGGAGCTACCACATTTGGTTTAGAGTTTGATAAACCAGTTCCGCCAAGAAAATATACTAATATTACATTTAATCTCTTAGTTTCAGATGCCGTATGGATAAAAAATGATATATACCAACTTATAATGAGTTTTCCAATATCTTCAAAGAATGCTACAATAGAAGTTATCCTACCACCAGGAGCTGTAATATCGTCATATCAAGGAAATTTATTTGTGACCCCATCAGGTTATAAGATAACAACTGACGGAAAACATCAGATAATTGTTTGGAATCTCAACTTAAATAAAGAGATAACATTTACTATTGCAGTTAAATATACCTTTGTAAAATTTCCTACTCAAAATATTATAGAAACTAACAATATACTAACCAATAGTAACCTAAAATATACTTTAATATTACTAATGTTGAGTATTTTAATATTTGGGGGCTTATTTATTAGAGAAAATAGGTCTAAGAAAAAAATTTTGGAAAAAAATATCAGTATAATAAATGAGTTGGAAAAATTAAAAAAATTATTGAAAAATAAAGATGAAGAAATCTTAAAATTAAATAATATGATTAATGAATTAAAAGAAGAATTAAATAGGGCTAATAGAAACATATTAAGTAAAGATGAAATTATTAGTGTTTTAAATGATAAGGTTTCAGAGTATAAAAGTGAGTTAGACAAACTTATCAACGAAAATCAAAAATATCTGGAAGAGATTAATTACTTAAATGAACTTGTGAAAAAATTGAAAAATGAAAATAAAAAATTGAAAGAAAAGGTAGAAGAATTAAATAAGGTTGTAGAAGAATATCAAAATCTAAAAAAAGGAGTTTTATGGGATTTTTTAACTGAGGATGAGAAAATAATAATTGACTTAATAAAAAAATATGGACATATTACACAAAAAGAGTTAGTAGAAATTACTAAAATGAGTAAGCCTAAAGTTTCAAGAATTGTATCTGAATTAGAAGATAGAAAAATAATAAAAAAAGAAAAAATAGGAAGAATTAATAAATTAACACTTACAGAAGAGAGTAAAAAATTACTATAA
- a CDS encoding protein translocase subunit SecF: protein MFIKDYRVSIAIPIILLISSIFLIFYEGIPKSIDITGGTEITIKVDKDIDISPLKESLDGIAEVKKLKSADGYYIVIRVSEDKVDIAKEKIKEFFHVDSLDELNYSEKTVGAILSSKFFEEGFKAILFAFIFMAIAVYVAFRNPVASGVIILSAISDLIMALGGMSLFKIEISSATIAALLMVIGYSVDSNILLTTRVLKRLSKEFDEVVKDAMKTGLTMTLTTISAMTVLLIVVKLFIPVAEILSNIATVLILALIADIINTWFLNAGILKYYITQYKGKN from the coding sequence ATGTTCATAAAAGATTATAGGGTATCTATTGCAATTCCAATAATACTTTTAATTTCGTCAATATTTTTAATCTTTTATGAAGGTATTCCCAAAAGTATAGACATTACAGGTGGAACTGAAATAACAATTAAAGTAGATAAAGATATTGATATATCCCCTCTAAAAGAATCACTCGATGGAATAGCAGAAGTAAAAAAATTAAAATCTGCAGATGGATATTACATTGTTATTAGAGTAAGCGAGGATAAAGTAGATATAGCCAAAGAAAAAATTAAAGAATTTTTCCACGTTGATAGTTTAGATGAATTAAATTATTCTGAAAAAACTGTTGGAGCTATATTAAGTTCCAAATTCTTTGAAGAAGGTTTTAAGGCAATTTTATTTGCTTTTATATTTATGGCTATAGCTGTTTATGTTGCATTTAGAAATCCAGTGGCGAGTGGAGTTATAATACTCTCCGCAATTTCAGATTTAATTATGGCATTGGGTGGAATGAGCTTATTTAAAATAGAGATATCATCAGCAACTATAGCGGCTTTATTAATGGTTATTGGTTATAGTGTAGATTCAAACATATTACTAACTACGAGAGTGTTAAAAAGATTATCAAAAGAGTTTGATGAGGTTGTAAAAGATGCTATGAAAACTGGATTGACTATGACTTTAACTACAATCAGTGCTATGACTGTTTTATTGATAGTTGTAAAACTTTTTATTCCAGTTGCTGAGATTTTATCAAACATTGCTACAGTTTTAATTTTAGCCTTAATTGCTGATATTATAAACACATGGTTTTTGAATGCTGGGATATTAAAATACTATATAACTCAATATAAAGGCAAAAATTAA
- a CDS encoding UPF0254 family protein, with amino-acid sequence MITVATAECFTHANIGLTIHKASSGYENFKYKYLFSDEDLRLIKNVKVLVSMFVPSIYGAEKLLDVKLPEPDYNYKYAKAYSEEKDLEVAKLMANSLKKKLNANIGIGTTAGIGRGAICIVTDYNIYLFTSDVYANLLTFENVKERQKSGIEKGIKKFLEILKKEYF; translated from the coding sequence ATGATTACAGTTGCCACTGCTGAATGCTTTACCCATGCAAATATTGGTTTAACCATACACAAAGCTTCATCTGGCTATGAAAATTTTAAATATAAATATTTATTTTCTGATGAAGATTTAAGATTAATAAAAAATGTTAAAGTTTTAGTATCTATGTTTGTTCCATCAATATATGGGGCTGAGAAATTGTTAGATGTAAAACTTCCAGAGCCAGATTATAATTATAAATATGCAAAGGCATACAGCGAAGAGAAAGATTTAGAAGTGGCAAAGTTAATGGCTAACAGTTTAAAGAAAAAATTAAATGCCAATATAGGTATTGGAACTACTGCTGGAATTGGAAGAGGGGCTATTTGTATAGTTACAGATTATAATATATATTTATTTACATCTGATGTTTATGCAAACTTATTAACTTTTGAAAATGTTAAAGAAAGGCAAAAAAGTGGAATAGAAAAGGGTATTAAAAAATTTTTAGAAATCTTAAAAAAAGAATATTTTTAA
- a CDS encoding class I SAM-dependent methyltransferase, with protein MGIKDYYDKLAKNYDKLYKNKYMRIVEKEIIKKEIKDNDFVLDIGCGTGEQLKILNKAIGLDISIEMAKIANKKTNKPVVVANAEFIPFKNRSFDKVISFFGALNHCNIKKVFKEVRRVLKDDGVFIFTVANIYDIKWILKNIIKGNFKKIRKSLKKRKGTIIKVVDGEKIKVKTRFYSIKEIEELLKKEGFEILYTFGANITNSPLDMFIYKSFLKHFASYIGFVVKKKNKR; from the coding sequence ATGGGAATTAAAGATTACTATGATAAATTGGCAAAAAACTATGATAAATTATATAAAAACAAGTATATGAGAATTGTGGAAAAGGAGATTATAAAAAAAGAAATTAAGGATAATGATTTTGTTTTAGACATTGGTTGTGGAACTGGGGAACAGTTAAAAATTTTAAATAAAGCAATTGGTTTAGATATATCAATAGAAATGGCTAAAATAGCAAATAAAAAAACTAATAAACCTGTTGTTGTAGCAAATGCTGAATTTATACCCTTTAAAAATAGGAGTTTTGATAAGGTTATATCATTTTTTGGAGCTTTAAATCATTGTAATATAAAGAAAGTTTTTAAAGAAGTTAGAAGAGTTTTAAAAGATGATGGAGTTTTTATTTTTACTGTGGCAAATATCTATGATATAAAATGGATATTAAAGAATATTATAAAAGGTAACTTTAAAAAAATAAGAAAATCATTAAAGAAAAGAAAAGGGACTATAATAAAAGTAGTTGATGGAGAAAAAATAAAAGTAAAAACAAGATTTTATAGCATTAAAGAAATTGAGGAACTCCTAAAAAAAGAAGGTTTTGAAATATTATATACCTTTGGAGCAAATATTACAAACTCTCCATTGGATATGTTTATTTATAAAAGCTTTTTAAAGCATTTTGCCTCCTATATTGGCTTTGTTGTTAAAAAGAAGAATAAACGCTAA
- a CDS encoding geranylgeranylglyceryl/heptaprenylglyceryl phosphate synthase produces the protein MEIKIGKVEKKLTQIIEEEGAVYLTLLDPEEENIEEISEKIKDYADAIMVGGSIGIIDLDEKVKTIKKITKLPIILFPGNVDGLSKYADAVFYMSLMNSTNTYWVVTAPTLGAITILKYKLEPIPMAYLCIEPARKTAVGYIGEIREIPQNKPNITAMYCLSAKFFGMRWAYLEAGSGAEYPVNNETIALSKKLSNINIIVGGGIRKPEIAYEKVLAGADAIVTGNLLEKNPNAVEMMYDAIKRAGKEKLKNKVK, from the coding sequence ATGGAAATAAAAATAGGAAAAGTTGAGAAAAAATTAACACAAATTATTGAAGAAGAAGGGGCAGTTTATTTAACTTTATTAGACCCAGAAGAGGAAAATATTGAAGAAATATCAGAAAAAATTAAGGATTATGCAGATGCTATAATGGTTGGAGGTAGTATTGGAATAATTGATTTAGATGAGAAAGTGAAAACTATAAAAAAGATAACTAAACTTCCTATAATTTTATTTCCTGGGAATGTAGATGGATTATCAAAATATGCTGATGCTGTTTTTTACATGAGCTTAATGAATTCAACAAATACTTACTGGGTTGTAACTGCTCCAACTTTAGGGGCGATAACAATTTTAAAATACAAGTTAGAGCCAATCCCTATGGCTTATCTCTGTATAGAGCCAGCAAGAAAAACAGCTGTTGGTTACATTGGGGAAATTAGAGAAATCCCACAGAATAAACCAAATATTACAGCCATGTATTGTTTATCAGCAAAGTTCTTTGGAATGAGATGGGCATACTTAGAGGCGGGTAGTGGGGCAGAGTATCCAGTGAATAATGAAACAATTGCTTTATCAAAAAAACTATCTAATATCAATATAATAGTTGGTGGAGGAATTAGAAAGCCAGAAATTGCTTATGAAAAAGTTTTAGCAGGAGCTGATGCGATAGTTACTGGTAATCTGTTGGAGAAAAATCCTAATGCTGTTGAGATGATGTATGACGCAATAAAAAGGGCAGGAAAAGAAAAATTAAAAAATAAGGTTAAATAA
- a CDS encoding 3-dehydroquinate synthase II has protein sequence MKFGWIRVTGDNWEDKKEIVKMALESSIPVVVAEPEDIEKIKELGNIKVASHSLDADIVLVNKNDNIEFLKEAKNLGKETAIYIPIESKEDEEFASEVARFGFVDNIILEGRDWTIIPLENLIADLFNRDVKIIASVDSVDEAKVAYEILEKGTDGVLLNPKNLEDIKELSKLIEEMNKEKVKLDVATITNVEPIGSGDRVCIDTCSLMNIGEGMLIGSYSRGLFLVHSETVENPYVSTRPFRVNAGPVHAYILCPGNKTKYLSELKAGDKVLIVDKDGNAREAIVGRVKIERRPLVLIEAEYKGDIIRTILQNAETIRLVNEKGEPVSVVDLKPGDKVLIRPDEYARHFGMAIKETIIEK, from the coding sequence ATGAAATTTGGATGGATTAGAGTTACAGGAGATAATTGGGAAGATAAGAAAGAAATTGTAAAAATGGCTTTAGAGTCATCAATTCCCGTAGTTGTTGCTGAACCAGAAGATATTGAAAAAATTAAAGAATTGGGAAATATTAAAGTCGCCTCACATTCTTTGGATGCTGATATTGTCTTAGTAAATAAAAATGACAACATAGAATTTTTAAAAGAGGCAAAAAATTTAGGTAAAGAAACTGCGATATACATTCCTATAGAGTCAAAAGAAGATGAAGAATTTGCTTCAGAAGTAGCAAGGTTTGGCTTTGTTGATAATATTATATTAGAGGGTAGAGATTGGACTATAATTCCATTAGAGAACTTAATAGCAGATTTATTTAATAGAGATGTAAAGATTATTGCAAGTGTTGATTCAGTTGATGAGGCAAAAGTTGCCTATGAAATTTTAGAAAAAGGGACTGATGGAGTTCTTTTAAACCCAAAAAACTTAGAGGATATAAAAGAGTTGTCAAAATTAATTGAGGAAATGAATAAAGAGAAGGTAAAATTAGATGTAGCAACAATAACAAATGTAGAGCCAATAGGTAGTGGAGATAGGGTTTGTATAGACACTTGCTCCTTAATGAACATTGGGGAGGGAATGTTAATTGGTTCATATTCAAGAGGATTATTTTTAGTTCATTCTGAGACTGTAGAGAATCCTTATGTATCTACAAGACCTTTCAGAGTTAATGCAGGGCCTGTTCATGCCTATATATTATGCCCAGGAAATAAAACAAAATATTTAAGTGAATTAAAAGCAGGAGATAAGGTTTTAATAGTAGATAAGGATGGAAACGCGAGAGAGGCAATAGTTGGCAGAGTTAAAATTGAAAGAAGACCTTTAGTGTTAATTGAAGCAGAGTATAAAGGAGATATAATTAGAACAATATTACAAAACGCTGAAACCATAAGATTGGTTAATGAAAAAGGAGAACCAGTCTCTGTTGTTGATTTAAAACCAGGAGACAAAGTTTTAATAAGACCAGATGAATATGCGAGACATTTTGGAATGGCTATAAAGGAAACAATAATTGAAAAGTGA
- the hxlB gene encoding 6-phospho-3-hexuloisomerase: MEELEIILQNINTLKKFYIEDEWKQKMNLLIDKIINAKKIFVFGVGRSGYVGRSFAMRLMHLGFNSYFVGDTTTPSYEKDDLLILITGSGKTESVLIVAKRAKKINNNIVAIVCECGSIMEFVDITIQLPIKKSNYLPMGTAFEEMVLIFLDLVIAEIMKKLNLDESEIIKRHCNLL, from the coding sequence TTGGAAGAACTTGAAATTATCTTACAAAATATTAATACATTAAAAAAATTTTATATTGAAGACGAATGGAAACAAAAAATGAATTTATTAATAGATAAAATAATAAATGCAAAAAAAATTTTTGTATTTGGCGTAGGAAGAAGTGGATATGTAGGAAGATCTTTTGCTATGAGATTGATGCATCTTGGCTTTAACTCTTATTTTGTTGGAGATACAACAACGCCATCTTACGAAAAGGATGATTTATTAATTTTAATAACAGGTAGTGGAAAGACAGAGAGTGTTTTGATTGTAGCCAAGAGGGCTAAAAAGATAAATAATAATATTGTTGCTATTGTTTGTGAGTGTGGCTCTATAATGGAGTTTGTAGATATAACTATCCAATTACCAATTAAAAAATCAAATTACTTACCAATGGGAACAGCATTTGAAGAAATGGTATTAATATTCTTAGATTTAGTTATTGCCGAAATTATGAAAAAATTAAACTTAGATGAAAGCGAAATAATAAAGAGACATTGTAATCTATTATAA
- the sucD gene encoding succinate--CoA ligase subunit alpha — protein sequence MILLDENTRAIVQGITGKQGSFHTKKMLECGTKIVGGVTPGKGGMNVHGVPVFDTVKEAVKETDANASVIFVPAPFAKDAVFEAIDAGLDLIVVITEHIPIQDTMEFVNYAEDLGVKIIGPNTPGIASPKVGKLGIIPMEVLNVGNIGIVSRSGTLTYEIAHQIKKAGLGVSTCVGIGGDPITGLRYKEVLELFEEDDETEAVVLIGEIGGGAEEEASKFIKKMKKPVVGYIAGQSAPEGKRMGHAGAIIEKGKGTAKSKMKALEEAGAYVARRISDIPKILSEFIK from the coding sequence ATGATTTTATTAGACGAAAATACAAGAGCAATAGTTCAAGGAATAACTGGAAAACAGGGAAGTTTTCATACAAAAAAAATGTTAGAATGTGGAACAAAAATTGTTGGTGGAGTTACCCCAGGAAAGGGAGGAATGAATGTTCATGGAGTTCCAGTTTTTGATACTGTTAAAGAGGCAGTTAAAGAAACAGATGCTAATGCATCGGTAATTTTTGTTCCAGCACCATTTGCTAAGGATGCTGTTTTTGAAGCAATAGATGCAGGATTGGATTTAATTGTCGTTATAACTGAGCATATTCCTATTCAGGATACAATGGAATTCGTAAATTATGCAGAAGATTTAGGAGTTAAAATTATTGGTCCTAATACCCCAGGAATAGCCTCTCCAAAAGTAGGAAAACTTGGAATTATACCAATGGAAGTGTTAAATGTTGGTAATATTGGAATAGTTTCAAGAAGTGGAACTTTAACTTATGAGATTGCACATCAAATAAAAAAGGCAGGTTTAGGAGTATCAACGTGTGTAGGAATTGGTGGAGATCCAATAACTGGGTTAAGATATAAAGAAGTTTTAGAGTTATTTGAAGAGGATGATGAAACTGAGGCTGTTGTATTAATTGGAGAAATTGGAGGAGGTGCTGAAGAAGAGGCAAGTAAGTTTATAAAAAAGATGAAAAAACCTGTCGTAGGATATATTGCAGGACAGTCTGCTCCAGAAGGTAAAAGAATGGGGCATGCAGGGGCAATAATTGAAAAAGGAAAGGGTACTGCTAAAAGTAAAATGAAGGCATTAGAAGAGGCAGGGGCTTATGTGGCAAGGAGAATATCTGATATTCCAAAAATACTGTCAGAATTTATAAAATAA
- a CDS encoding MJ1244 family protein, whose amino-acid sequence MSKRVLLKLFIEEKNINKAINIMTLAGISGFFLHNYRGMSSDKFKTLKKEDLEDINKVYEIINKESDKAVIIGTVVKEEKSKKIEELLKEKMSNDKWTLIKIPILKVKVHKV is encoded by the coding sequence ATGTCAAAAAGAGTATTATTAAAACTGTTTATTGAAGAAAAGAATATTAATAAGGCTATAAATATTATGACCTTGGCTGGAATTTCTGGATTCTTTTTACATAACTATAGAGGTATGTCATCAGATAAGTTCAAAACTCTAAAAAAGGAGGATTTAGAAGATATTAATAAAGTTTATGAAATTATAAATAAAGAATCTGATAAAGCTGTTATTATAGGAACAGTTGTTAAAGAAGAGAAATCTAAAAAGATAGAGGAATTACTAAAAGAAAAAATGTCAAATGATAAATGGACATTAATTAAAATCCCAATATTAAAAGTTAAGGTTCATAAGGTTTAA
- a CDS encoding MJ1244 family protein, translating to MKILLYLFVESENVGKAINALSEGGITGFFLYDYKGMSPQDWHGFLLDEDPEMAIKAVSDLAQNAVLIGTVVSESKLMELEKIIDEKLADCKYTIIEIPIEGIIVNMP from the coding sequence ATGAAAATCTTACTGTATTTATTTGTCGAAAGTGAAAATGTTGGGAAGGCAATAAATGCATTATCAGAGGGCGGAATAACAGGGTTTTTTTTATACGATTATAAAGGGATGTCTCCTCAAGATTGGCATGGATTTTTGTTAGATGAAGATCCTGAAATGGCTATAAAGGCTGTTAGCGATTTAGCACAAAATGCTGTATTAATTGGAACTGTTGTTAGTGAAAGCAAACTTATGGAGTTAGAAAAAATTATAGACGAAAAACTTGCTGACTGTAAATACACTATAATTGAAATCCCAATAGAGGGAATTATTGTAAATATGCCCTAA
- a CDS encoding DUF134 domain-containing protein — MGRRGRPKIPRFISEEPKFRIFKPHGVPFRHLDKVVLTVDELEAIRLVDYMDFTQEEAAKLMGISRRVLWSLLKEGRKKISDALINGKIIIIEGGFYKIRECGFCMRNRFGIKKHCRNINNMNGE, encoded by the coding sequence ATGGGTAGAAGAGGAAGACCAAAGATACCAAGATTTATATCTGAGGAACCTAAGTTTAGAATATTTAAACCTCATGGAGTACCTTTTAGACATTTAGATAAAGTTGTATTAACAGTAGATGAATTAGAGGCTATTAGGTTAGTTGATTATATGGACTTTACTCAGGAGGAGGCGGCAAAGTTAATGGGTATTTCAAGGAGAGTGTTGTGGAGTTTATTAAAAGAAGGTAGAAAAAAGATATCTGATGCATTAATAAATGGGAAAATTATAATTATTGAAGGTGGTTTTTACAAAATTAGAGAATGTGGTTTTTGTATGAGAAATAGATTTGGAATAAAAAAACATTGTAGAAATATAAACAATATGAATGGTGAGTAG